From a single Calothrix sp. NIES-2098 genomic region:
- a CDS encoding hopanoid biosynthesis associated protein HpnK, with product MTNDKPRRFAIINGDDFGFSTGVNQAIIQACEQGVLTSTSLMVTGDAAEEAIAWAQTHSNLAVGLHLVLVCGRSVLPPAQIPHLVDAKGNFSDSPLVAGLRYQFHPAAREELRQEIRAQLEKFRDSGLPLSHVDGHLHLHTHPVVLRVLIELAQEFGIRVIRLPSEELQMTLKLDRRNLITKLVWSGVFGRLRRYGEILLKSHGIKYAERVYGLLQTGSMTEEYLLGLIPQIQADLVEIYSHPAVINAGEPLNGPSGSGAAELSALLSNKVRQLMIQSGFELTNYNKVKW from the coding sequence ATGACTAATGACAAACCCCGCCGCTTCGCCATAATTAATGGTGATGATTTTGGCTTTTCTACTGGTGTCAATCAAGCAATTATCCAAGCTTGCGAACAGGGCGTACTAACTAGTACCAGTTTGATGGTGACAGGAGATGCTGCCGAAGAAGCGATCGCCTGGGCACAAACTCACTCAAATTTGGCAGTTGGTCTGCATTTAGTCTTGGTGTGCGGTCGGTCTGTTTTGCCACCCGCGCAAATTCCCCATTTAGTTGACGCCAAAGGCAACTTTTCCGATAGTCCTCTGGTAGCTGGATTACGCTACCAATTCCATCCTGCTGCCCGTGAAGAACTACGACAAGAAATCCGCGCCCAACTAGAAAAATTCCGTGACTCTGGCCTGCCTCTTTCCCATGTAGACGGGCATCTACATTTACATACTCATCCCGTAGTATTGCGGGTACTAATAGAATTAGCTCAGGAATTTGGTATCCGAGTCATCCGTTTGCCATCGGAAGAATTGCAAATGACCCTGAAGCTTGACAGACGCAACCTCATCACCAAGTTAGTCTGGTCAGGGGTATTTGGCAGACTACGCCGTTATGGTGAAATTTTACTCAAATCTCATGGTATTAAATACGCCGAACGGGTGTATGGATTGCTACAAACTGGTTCCATGACAGAAGAATATTTGCTTGGTCTCATACCCCAAATTCAAGCAGACCTAGTAGAAATTTATTCCCATCCCGCAGTAATTAATGCTGGGGAACCGTTGAACGGGCCATCAGGCTCAGGTGCAGCAGAACTCTCTGCGCTTTTAAGTAACAAAGTTAGACAATTAATGATTCAAAGTGGTTTTGAACTAACAAATTACAATAAAGTCAAGTGGTGA